TCAACCAGCCGATGGACGACATCCTCGCCGAGCTGACCAAGTACCCGGTGAAGACGCGGCTCTCGCTCTCGGGGCCGCTGGTCGTGGCGCGCGACATCGCGCACGCCAAGATCAAGGAGCGGCTCGACGCCGGCGAGGAGATGCCGCAGTACCTGAAGGACCACCCCGTGTACTACGCGGGACCGGCGAAGACTCCCGAGGGGTACGCGTCGGGGTCGTTCGGTCCGACGACGGCCGGGCGGATGGACTCGTACGTGGAGCAGTTCCAGGCAGCCGGCGGCTCCAAGGTGATGCTGGCGAAGGGCAACCGGTCGCAGCAGGTCACGGACGCGTGCGGGACGCACGGCGGCTTCTACCTCGGCTCCATCGGCGGCCCCGCCGCCCGCCTCGCGCAGGACTGCATCAAGAAGGTCGAGGTCGTCGAGTACGAGGAGCTCGGCATGGAGGCCGTCTGGAAGATCGAGGTCGAGAACTTCCCGGCGTTCATCGTCGTCGACGACAAGGGCAACGACTTCTTCAAGGACCCGGCCCCGGCACCCACGTTCACGTCGATCCCGGTGCGGGGGCCCGGGCTGGCGTAGCGCCCCCTCGGACACCTGAGGAGTCATGACGGCGGCGGGCCCCGGGACCGGGGCCCGCCGCCGCGCGTCATGGTCACCCTCACGGGGTAAGGCCGGGAACACCACGGGCGGCCGGGACGCTGTACCGGGCATGAGTGACTACCGCGTCGAACACGACTCCATGGGCGAGGTCCGCGTGCCGGCGGACGCCAAGTGGCGGGCCCAGACCCAGCGGGCGGTCGAGAACTTCCCGATCTCCGGGCAGCACATCGAGCGTGCCCACATCGAGGCCCTGGCCCGGATCAAGGGCGCGGCCGCGAAGGTCAACGCCGAACTGGGCGTGCTCGACAAGGACATCGCCGAGGCGATCCGGGAGGCGGCCGAGGAGGTCGCGGAGGGCCGCTGGGACGAGCACTTCCCGGTGGACGTGTTCCAGACGGGCTCCGGGACGTCCTCGAACATGAACACCAACGAGGTCGTCGCCACCCTGGCGAGCGAGCGGCTCGGGCGCGACGTGCATCCGAACGACCACGTCAACGCCTCGCAGTCGTCCAACGATGTGTTTCCGTCCTCCATCCACATCGCCGCCACCGCCGCCGTGACGCGTGACCTGATCCCGGCCCTGGAGCATCTCGCCGACGCCCTCGCCCGCAAGTCCGTGGAGTTCGCGGACGTCGTGAAGTCCGGTCGTACACATCTGATGGACGCCACACCGGTGACTCTCGGCCAGGAGTTCGGCGGCTACGCGGCCCAGGTGCGGTACGGCGTCGAGCGGCTCACGGCCTCGCTCCCCCGGCTCGCCGAACTCCCCCTGGGGGGAACGGCGGTGGGGACGGGCATCAACACGCCGCCCGGCTTCTCCGCCGCCGTCATCGCGGAGGTCGCGCGGGTCACCGGACTGCCGCTCACCGAGGCGCGGGACCACTTCGAGGCGCAGGGCGCACGGGACGGGATCGTCGAGACGTCCGGCCAGCTCCGTACGATCGCCGTCTCCCTCACCAAGATCGCCAACGATCTGCGGTGGATGGCGTCGGGGCCGCGGACCGGTCTGGCGGAGATCTCCCTGCCCGACCTCCAGCCCGGCTCCTCGATCATGCCCGGCAAGGTCAACCCGGTGATCCCGGAGGCCGTGCTCATGGTCGCCGCGCAGGTCACGGGCAATGACGTCACGGTCACCACGGCGGGCGCCTCCGGCAACTTCGAGCTCAACGTCATGCTGCCGGTGATCGCCAAGAACGTCCTGGAGTCCGTCCGGCTCCTCGCGAACGTCTCGCGGCTGCTCGCCGACCGGACCGTGGACGGGATCGTCGCCGACCGGGAGCGGGCCCGTGAGTACGCCGAGTCGTCCCCGTCCGTGGTCACCCCGCTCAACAAGTACATCGGATACGAGGAGGCCGCGAAGGTCGCCAAGAAGGCGCTCGCGGAACGCAGGACCATCCGCGAGGTCGTCCTGGACAGCGGCTACGTGGAGCGTGGCGATCTGACACTGGAGCAGCTCGACGAGGCGCTGGATGTACTGCGGATGACGCGGCCGTGACGGGACGGCGAGTTCCGGCCTTCGTGGGTGTCCTCCGGGTAACCGATTCCCGCCAAGGCGTGAACCGTGACCGGTGCCGCAGCGTCGTATGCGCATGACACCTAATATCTGCGCATGGGAGACGACGGAGTGGTGAGACGAGTGGAAGCGGGCGGGTCGACGGCGTTCTGGGAGCCCGGCAGTCAGATCCTGTGGCGCTACCGGGAGAACGGCGGCGAGAGCTTCCACATCGCGCGTCCGGTCACAGTGGTGCGCGACGACGCGGAACTGCTGGCCGTGTGGATGGCGCCCGGTACCGAGTGTGTACGGCCCGTGCTGGCGGACGGCACCTCGTTGAACTCGGAACCCCTGACGTCCCGCTACAAGAAGCCGCGCGGGGTGCGGCTCGGCCGCTGGTCCGGCTCGGGGGTGCTGAAGCTGGCGCGGCCGGGCGAGCCGTGGTCGGTGTGGCTGTTCTGGGAGCAGGGTTGGCGTTTCAAGAACTGGTACGTCAATCTGGAGACGCCACTGGCCCGTTGGGACGGCGGTGTGGACTCCGAGGACCACTTCCTGGACATCTGCGTGTACCCGGACCGAACGTGGAACTGGCTCGACGAGGACGAGTTCGCGCAGGCCCAGCAGGACGGTCTGATGGACGCGTCGGCGGCCCGAGGGGTACGGGAGGCGGGGCTGTCGGCGGTCGAGGTGATCCGCGCGTGGGGCCCGCCGTTCTCGGACGGCTGGCAGCACTGGCGCCCGAATCCGGCGTGGGGGGTACCGTCTCTCCCGGAAGACTGGGACCGTACGCCCGCGCAGTTGTCCTCATGAGACCCTTGATGCGCCCCCGGTCCGCAACCGTAGGATCGTCCTCCGCAATGGTTCACAGGGGCAACTCCCGCAGTTCGGGCAGGGCTTGACCGTACGTCACCGAGGGGCGGCAAGACGTGATCAAGGGGTACGAGTGTTACACCGGGGCGAGCCGGAGACGGCCCGACGGACGGGCAGTACTGCCCTTCGGCGAGCCCGCCGGTACCGTGT
The DNA window shown above is from Streptomyces akebiae and carries:
- a CDS encoding class II fumarate hydratase; the protein is MSDYRVEHDSMGEVRVPADAKWRAQTQRAVENFPISGQHIERAHIEALARIKGAAAKVNAELGVLDKDIAEAIREAAEEVAEGRWDEHFPVDVFQTGSGTSSNMNTNEVVATLASERLGRDVHPNDHVNASQSSNDVFPSSIHIAATAAVTRDLIPALEHLADALARKSVEFADVVKSGRTHLMDATPVTLGQEFGGYAAQVRYGVERLTASLPRLAELPLGGTAVGTGINTPPGFSAAVIAEVARVTGLPLTEARDHFEAQGARDGIVETSGQLRTIAVSLTKIANDLRWMASGPRTGLAEISLPDLQPGSSIMPGKVNPVIPEAVLMVAAQVTGNDVTVTTAGASGNFELNVMLPVIAKNVLESVRLLANVSRLLADRTVDGIVADRERAREYAESSPSVVTPLNKYIGYEEAAKVAKKALAERRTIREVVLDSGYVERGDLTLEQLDEALDVLRMTRP
- the fomD gene encoding cytidylyl-2-hydroxypropylphosphonate hydrolase — its product is MGDDGVVRRVEAGGSTAFWEPGSQILWRYRENGGESFHIARPVTVVRDDAELLAVWMAPGTECVRPVLADGTSLNSEPLTSRYKKPRGVRLGRWSGSGVLKLARPGEPWSVWLFWEQGWRFKNWYVNLETPLARWDGGVDSEDHFLDICVYPDRTWNWLDEDEFAQAQQDGLMDASAARGVREAGLSAVEVIRAWGPPFSDGWQHWRPNPAWGVPSLPEDWDRTPAQLSS